The following coding sequences are from one Phycisphaeraceae bacterium window:
- the rho gene encoding transcription termination factor Rho, protein MASQEVSVDEKAQNKQSSEDQTAPKASGQPGGQRKKRTARRNKNKSGGQQGGGGGQNSGPRQPRKREHPQGPDGHKTDEILEAETQARYDDAKQSGITIADLQALSPEELHDLAKTEEIDNQSKLSRQQLIFEILRKKISGQGLMYGEGVLEILPDGFGFLRSPEYSYLACPDDIYVSPSQIRRFGLKVGHIVQGTIRPPKESERYFALLRVDAINGLSPEKLNDVVPYEDLTPLHPFDRLVMETPSNPDNIEMRIVDLVAPVGRGQRGLIVAPPRTGKTVLLQKMANSVIKNFPEVNVFVLLIDERPEEVTDFKNNTPKDVEVIASTFDENTTRHVQVCEMVMEKARRMVEFGEHVVILMDSITRMARAYNAEMPHSGKILTGGLDSNALQRPKKFFGSARAIENGGSLTILATALVDTGSKMDDIIFEEFKGTGNSELHLDRRLVEKRVYPAIDIAASGTRREELLMDENELKLVYRLRKVLADMNVVEAMELLKSRLKKVSSNAEFLITMSLD, encoded by the coding sequence ATGGCCAGCCAGGAAGTTTCCGTGGACGAAAAAGCGCAGAACAAACAGAGCAGCGAAGACCAGACCGCACCTAAAGCCTCAGGGCAGCCCGGCGGGCAGCGCAAAAAACGCACCGCCCGCAGGAACAAGAACAAATCCGGTGGACAGCAGGGCGGAGGCGGCGGACAGAACAGCGGGCCACGCCAGCCCCGCAAACGCGAACACCCCCAGGGCCCCGATGGCCACAAAACCGACGAGATCCTCGAAGCCGAAACCCAGGCTCGCTACGACGACGCCAAGCAGTCCGGCATCACCATCGCCGACCTCCAGGCGCTCTCCCCCGAAGAACTCCATGACCTCGCCAAAACCGAAGAAATCGATAACCAGAGCAAGCTCTCACGCCAGCAACTGATCTTCGAGATCCTCCGCAAAAAAATCTCCGGACAGGGCCTGATGTACGGCGAAGGTGTCCTCGAAATCCTCCCCGACGGCTTCGGCTTCCTCCGCAGCCCCGAGTACTCCTACCTCGCCTGCCCCGACGACATCTACGTCAGCCCATCGCAGATCCGACGCTTCGGACTCAAGGTCGGACACATCGTTCAGGGCACCATCCGCCCGCCCAAGGAATCCGAACGCTACTTCGCGCTGCTCCGCGTCGATGCCATCAACGGACTCTCCCCCGAAAAGCTCAACGATGTCGTCCCCTACGAAGACCTCACCCCGCTCCACCCCTTCGACCGACTCGTGATGGAAACCCCCTCCAACCCCGACAACATCGAGATGCGAATCGTCGATCTCGTCGCTCCTGTCGGCCGCGGACAACGCGGGCTCATCGTCGCCCCGCCTCGCACCGGCAAGACGGTACTTCTGCAAAAGATGGCCAACTCCGTCATCAAAAACTTCCCCGAGGTCAACGTCTTCGTTCTCCTCATCGACGAGCGACCCGAGGAAGTCACTGACTTTAAGAACAACACGCCGAAGGATGTCGAGGTCATCGCCTCCACCTTCGACGAGAACACCACGCGCCACGTTCAGGTCTGCGAGATGGTGATGGAAAAAGCCCGCCGCATGGTCGAGTTCGGCGAGCACGTCGTCATCCTCATGGACTCGATCACCCGCATGGCCCGCGCCTACAACGCCGAGATGCCCCACTCCGGCAAGATCCTCACCGGCGGTCTCGACTCCAACGCCCTCCAACGACCCAAGAAGTTCTTCGGCTCCGCCCGCGCCATCGAAAATGGCGGGTCGCTGACGATCCTCGCCACCGCGCTGGTCGATACCGGATCGAAGATGGACGACATCATCTTCGAGGAGTTCAAGGGCACCGGTAACTCCGAACTCCACCTCGACCGCCGCCTCGTCGAAAAACGCGTCTACCCCGCCATCGACATCGCCGCATCTGGCACCCGCCGCGAAGAACTGCTGATGGACGAAAACGAACTCAAACTCGTCTACCGCCTCCGCAAAGTCCTCGCCGACATGAACGTCGTCGAAGCCATGGAACTGCTCAAGAGCCGCCTCAAGAAAGTCAGCTCCAACGCCGAGTTCCTCATCACGATGTCACTCGATTGA
- the coaE gene encoding dephospho-CoA kinase (Dephospho-CoA kinase (CoaE) performs the final step in coenzyme A biosynthesis.), which produces MNSPEPATTKPVIGLMGAPGSGKSLVASILAELGCGIVDADHIARDTIEHPEVRQQLRNWWGGSVIHPDGTVNRKAVGGIVFKDPAQRTRLEALVHPRVHAERWRLRSDYMRNLDIKAIVEDCPLLLEVGLDTECDTLVFVDSPKEHRERRVTETRGWSPEELADRESSQLPLDIKRDRADYVINNDADPDQLRVQSSRVLSLILHQTPSR; this is translated from the coding sequence TTGAACAGCCCAGAGCCAGCCACCACCAAACCCGTCATCGGTCTCATGGGTGCTCCCGGCTCCGGCAAGAGTCTGGTCGCATCCATCCTCGCCGAACTAGGCTGCGGCATCGTCGATGCCGATCACATCGCACGCGACACCATCGAACACCCCGAAGTCCGCCAACAACTACGCAACTGGTGGGGCGGGTCCGTCATCCATCCCGACGGTACCGTGAACCGCAAAGCCGTAGGCGGGATCGTCTTCAAAGACCCCGCACAGCGCACCCGCCTCGAAGCCCTGGTCCACCCACGTGTCCACGCCGAACGCTGGCGACTCCGCTCCGACTACATGCGCAACCTCGACATCAAAGCCATTGTCGAAGACTGCCCGCTGCTCCTCGAAGTCGGTCTCGACACCGAGTGTGACACCCTCGTCTTCGTCGATAGCCCCAAAGAGCACCGCGAACGCCGTGTCACCGAGACCCGCGGCTGGTCCCCGGAGGAACTCGCTGACAGGGAATCCAGCCAGTTGCCGCTTGACATCAAGCGGGATCGTGCCGATTATGTCATCAACAACGACGCGGATCCCGATCAACTCCGGGTCCAATCAAGCCGCGTCCTTTCCCTGATCCTTCATCAGACCCCCAGCCGCTAG